A single Strix aluco isolate bStrAlu1 chromosome 20, bStrAlu1.hap1, whole genome shotgun sequence DNA region contains:
- the TOR4A gene encoding torsin-4A yields MDGDLPCSEVDGEVSSATEDLGGQMPCVESDTEGDVSSAESNAEGGMPCAETNTEEEAPCVESSVEGELPGTDSDGEGEMPCAKSDAKGKASCYESDGEELPDTEIPAASKKISSISSSLRAIIRLRRQYRVQKKSRLHLELPREKSSELVHARVLQRQLSLNRASLYGPSMSFFNQTSFETSQYFTFDTSVEQYAMKKCRRKKNRRKSRIVLYPDKTKRYLPTEEKSKAKRCLLLLIVIIFFQILNAIENLDDNLQKYDLDGLEKTMHREVFGQKVAVESIMELLKDYLATHIHNKPLVISLNGPTGVGKSHVGWLLAKHFLSVMDNDFVLQYFVMHHCPNGVAPLTCETDLSKKISDMVTRAEMEEKIPLFILDEVELMSPVLLDTLSRFFEPNQTNEFLNAIYILISNIGGGEITKFVIQNASAELLHQQRGGEELLSIIQPVLIDAHPLWKSADIIPFVLLEKSHVINCFLEEMRREGLYPDQKHIENLASQLSYYTTGGKQYSKMGCKQVVAKVNLL; encoded by the coding sequence ATGGATGGAGATCTGCCCTGTTCTGAGGTGGATGGAGAAGTGTCCTCTGCCACGGAGGATCTGGGAGGACAGATGCCCTGTGTGGAGAGCGATACTGAAGGAGACGTGTCCAGTGCTGAGAGCAATGCAGAAGGAGGGATGCCCTGTGCTGAGACCAACACAGAAGAAGAGGCACCTTGTGTTGAGAGCAGTGTGGAAGGAGAGCTGCCCGGCACTGACAGCGATGGCGAAGGGGAAATGCCCTGTGCCAAGAGTGATGCAAAAGGAAAGGCGTCTTGCTATGAGAGTGACGGGGAAGAATTACCGGATACTGAAATCCCTGCTGCTTCAaagaaaatatcttctatttcttcttccttgcgGGCAATCATCCGCCTGAGACGACAATACCGGGTGCAAAAGAAAAGTCGTCTGCATTTAGAGCTCCCTCGAGAAAAGTCTTCAGAGCTTGTCCATGCGAGGGTGCTTCAAAGGCAGCTTTCGCTGAACCGCGCTAGCCTGTATGGCCCTTCCATGTCCTTCTTTAATCAGACCAGCTTCGAAACTTCCCAGTACTTCACCTTTGACACATCTGTGGAGCAGTATGCTATGAAAAAATGCAGGCGGAAAAAGAATCGCAGGAAATCTAGGATAGTCCTGTATccagacaaaacaaaaagatacCTTCCAACAGAGGAGAAGAGCAAGGCAAAACGCTGCCTTCTCTTGCTCATTGTCATTATCTTCTTCCAGATTCTCAATGCAATAGAGAACCTGGATGATAACCTCCAAAAATATGACCTAGATGGTTTGGAGAAAACAATGCACCGGGAAGTATTTGGGCAGAAGGTTGCTGTGGAAAGTATTATGGAATTACTGAAAGACTATCTGGCTACCCATATACACAACAAGCCTCTAGTAATCTCTTTAAATGGCCCGACAGGAGTTGGGAAGAGTCATGTTGGCTGGCTGCTggccaaacattttctttctgtcatgGACAATGACTTTGTGCTTCAGTACTTTGTTATGCATCACTGCCCCAATGGGGTGGCTCCTCTTACTTGTGAAACAGATTTGTCTAAGAAGATTTCTGACATGGTTACAAGAGCTGAAATGGAAGAGAAGATACCATTGTTTATTCTGGATGAGGTTGAACTCATGTCTCCAGTCCTGCTGGATACTCTTAGCCGATTCTTTGAACCCAATCAAACCAACGAGTTCCTCAACGCCATCTACATTTTAATAAGCAACATAGGAGGTGGTGAAATAACAAAGTTTGTTATCCAGAATGCATCTGCTGAGCTTCTGCATCAGCAAAGGGGAGGTGAAGAACTGCTGAGCATCATCCAGCCTGTACTGATTGATGCCCACCCTCTCTGGAAATCTGCGGACATCATCCCATTTGTTCTTCTAGAGAAGAGTCACGTCATAAACTGCTTCCTAGAGGAGATGAGGAGAGAAGGGCTGTATCCCGACCAGAAGCATATTGAAAATTTAGCAAGTCAGCTCAGTTACTACACTACAGGGGGCAAGCAGTACTCCAAGATGGGCTGCAAGCAGGTTGTGGCCAAAGTCAACCTGTTGTAG
- the ANAPC2 gene encoding anaphase-promoting complex subunit 2: MVLSSSPRATRCPARLSLVRASRSLSAAIRACSRPRSASSARIRPLSSSRRARSSASPARYRPVSPGPGPRPAADPGPAHPPAAPRRAPAARPPARSSPRSASSCGAARMEPPAGAGLSAAWHTLSTALVPPAALGLAAPRSEAAGPLKDGDLRAALDVLRCYDLHSVVEEWFIEVLQTDLQANIGPEFWNCISQYENTAEEPQCSSLLLDAFCLLKCRLDPYLNSLELLERWTRAGLLLGTGAQMLQEKVYTMFKAILFFSTTKSFQEMIQQFYSRTFRIYMRQWKKGEDGTNECESSMSETEQESDTEEGGGESPLCAGCSSRREQCWCPKAMEQFQQLNDILRRLNLLERVSADAVTTILHRMIEERMEQRCRGEYEHSFLNEFQEWIEKVIGWLSRVFLQDGPLARSSPEASGTLKRWRCHVQRFFYRIYASMRIEELFSIIRDFPESKPAVEDLKFCLERTNQRQQLLSSLKSALEMRLLHPGVNTSDIITLYISAIKALRELDPSMVILEVACEPIRKYLRTREDTVRQIVAGLTGDAEGSGDLANELSKADPVTLENGQESDDDISEPGDWVPDPVDADPGKSSSKRRSSDIISLLVSIYGSKDLFINEYRTLLADRLLHQFNYSAEREIRNVELLKLRFGEAQMHYCEVMLKDMADSRRINANIRDEEEKLPEEERPPFSLVAVILSSEFWPPLKEEKLELPEQVKEAMEAYSKKYEKLKAMRTLNWKYHLGLVSLEVELADRTLSLSVSPVHAAIILHFQTKSTWTLTELSEVLKVPVTSLKRKMTLWLQQGVLREEPQGTFTVIEEEQKDQVEKVVLIDSDEEGDSAMASQADQKEEELQLFWTYIQAMLTNLESLSLERIHSMLKMFVMTGPVVTEIDIQELQGFLQKKVRDQQLIYSGGVYRLPKNCN, encoded by the exons ATGGTCCTGTCGAGCTCGCCGCGGGCGACCAGGTGCCCCGCCAGGCTCTCGCTGGTGCGGGCCAGCCGCTCGCTCAGCGCCGCGATCCGGGCCTGCAGCCGCCCGcgctccgcctcctccgcccggATCCGCCCGCTCAGCTCCTCCCGCCGGGCGCGCAGCTCCGCCAGCCCTGCGCGGTACCGGCCCgtcagccccggccccggcccgcgccccgccgccgaccccggccccgctcaccctCCCGCAGCTCCGCGTCGTGCCCCCGCAGCGCGGCCCCCGGCCCGCTCATCGCCGCGCTCCGCCTCTTCCTGCGGCGCGGCCCGCATGGAGCcgccggcgggcgcggggctcTCGGCCGCCTGGCACACGCTCAGCACCGCCCTGGTGCCGCCCGCCGCCCTGGGGCTG GCCGCGCCGAGGTCGGAGGCCGCGGGGCCGCTGAAGGATGGCGACCTGCGGGCAGCCCTGGACGTGCTGCGCTGTTACGACCTGCACTCGGTGGTGGAGGAATGGTTCATCGAGGTGCTGCAGACGGACCTTCAGGCAAATATAGGTCCTGAGTTCTGGAACTGCATCAGCCAGTATGAAAACACGGCCGAGGAGCCCCAGTGCTCCTCGCTCCTCCTGGACGCGTTTTGTCTTCTCAAGTGTCGCCTGGACCCCTACCTGAAcagcctggagctgctggagaggTGGACCAGGGCAGGCTTGCTCCTGGGGACAGGCGCTCAGATGCTGCAGGAGAAGGTCTACACCATGTTCAAAGCTATCCTTTTCTTCTCCACTACCAAATCCTTCCAGGAGATGATCCAGCAGTTCTACAGCCGCACTTTCAGGATATACATGCggcagtggaagaaaggagaagatggAACCAACGAGTGCGAGAGCAGCATGAGCGAGACCGAGCAGGAGAGTGATACggaggagggtggaggagagAGCCCGCTGTGcgcaggctgcagcagcaggagagagcagtGCTGGTGCCCCAAAGCCATGGAGCAGTTTCAGCAGCTCAATGACATCCT CCGCCGGCTGAATTTGCTGGAGAGAGTGAGCGCTGATGCTGTCACGACCATCTTGCACCGGATGATCGAGGAGAGGatggagcagagatgcaggggggAGTACGAGCACTCCTTCCTGAATGAGTTCCAGGAG TGGATTGAGAAGGTGATAGGCTGGCTCAGCAGGGTTTTTCTGCAAGATGGTCCCTTGGCGCGCTCCTCTCCAGAAGCCAGCGGCACCTTGAAGCGCTGGCGGTGCCATGTCCAAAGGTTCTTCTACCGCATCTACGCCAGCATGCGCATCGAAGAGCTCTTCAGCATTATTCGAG ATTTCCCAGAGTCTAAGCCTGCTGTGGAGGACCTCAAGTTCTGCCTGGAAAGGACTAatcagaggcagcagctgctcagctCCCTGAAAAGTGCTCTGGAAATGCGACTTCTGCATCCTG GAGTCAACACATCCGACATCATCACTCTGTATATCTCGGCCATCAAGGCCTTGCGGGAGCTTGACCCCTCTATGGTTATCCTGGAGGTCGCCTGTGAGCCCATCAGGAAGTATCTGAG GACTCGGGAAGACACGGTGCGGCAGATTGTGGCCGGTCTCACAGGGGATGCTGAGGGCTCTGGTGATCTTGCAAACGAGCTCTCAAAAGCTGACCCGGTGACCCTGGAGAACGGCCAGGAGAGTGATGATGACATCTCGGAACCGGGGGACTGGGTTCCTGACCCGGTTGATGCAGATCCAG GAAAATCAAGTTCCAAGCGTCGGTCCTCGGACATCATCAGCCTGCTGGTGAGCATCTATGGCAGCAAGGACCTGTTTATCAACGAATACCGCACACTTCTGGCTGACCGCCTACTACATCAGTTCAACTACAGTGCTGAGAG GGAGATTCGCAACGTGGAGCTGCTGAAGCTGCGGTTTGGTGAAGCTCAGATGCACTATTGTGAAGTCATGTTAaaa GATATGGCTGACTCGCGACGCATTAATGCCAACATTCGTGATGAGGAAGAGAAGCTCCCAGAGGAGGAGAGGCCACCCTTCAGCCTCGTTGCCGTTATCCTGTCGAGTGAGTTCTGGCCACCGCTGAAAGAGGAGAAGCTAGAGCTTCCGGAGCAGGTGAAGGAAGCCATGGAAGCCTACTCCAAGAAGTATGAAAAATTAAAG GCCATGAGGACCCTGAACTGGAAGTACCACCTGGGCCTGGTGAGCTTGGAGGTGGAGCTGGCAGATCGCACCCTCTCCCTGTCCGTCTCTCCCGTGCATGCTGCCATCATTCTGCACTTCCAGACCAAGA GCACGTGGACACTGACGGAGCTGAGCGAAGTGCTGAAGGTGCCTGTGACATCGCTGAAGCGGAAGATGAcgctgtggctgcagcaggggGTCCTGCGTGAAGAGCCCCAAGGCACCTTCACCGTGATTGAGGAGGAGCAGAAGGACCAGGTGGAGAAGGTTGTTCTGATAGACAGCGATGAGGAGGGGGACTCTGCCATGGCATCGCAGGCTGACCAGAAAGAGGAAGAGCTGCAG CTATTCTGGACATACATCCAGGCTATGCTGACCAACCTCGAGAGCCTGTCCTTGGAGAGGATTCACAGCATGCTGAAGATGTTTGTGATGACAGGCCCAGTGGTGACAGAAATCGATATACAAGAGCTGCAgggttttcttcagaaaaaggttCGAGACCAGCAACTCATCTACTCCGGCGGTGTCTATCGCCTGCCCAAGAACTGCAACTAG